The genome window TCGAACGAGCGCAGCCCGTCATTGATGATCGCCACCCCGACCTCGCCGTCGCTCACGTCCACGAAGCGATGATTGGGATAGATGGGGTTGTCGCGCTCGTAGTAGAGGCTGTCGGGGGTGCGATCAATCGGCCGTTCAATGACATCGAATGCCGCCTCTGCCGCCGACACCTTCGCCGCCACGCCGGTCGGGAACACCGCGCGCAGGCGGTGGTTGCGGCACTGGTTGTCAAAGCGCGTCACGATGTCCACCGCGCGCGCCCCGCGGCGCAGGGTAATCCATGATTCGATGACCAGCGGCTTGCGCTCGGCGGCGCGATGCGCGCCGTCGTCGCGCGTCTCGATCCCTGCGGGAATCTCCATTCGCACCCGCACCCGATAGCGCGCCAGCAGCGCCCCCTCCTGCTCCAGCGCGACCTCGACCGGCGCGCCGTGGCTGGTGATGAGCTCGTCGTGGGCGGGCGCCATGTGCACCCACGAGTGGCCGACCTCGCCGCCATCCTCGAAGTAGTGCAAGCCGTGGTAGGTATGTCCCGTCCGCTTGTCGGTGACTGACAGCGTACCATTGTCGTTGACGCGCACTTGCAGGTGCTCGTTCTCCATCAGGTTGTGGGCGACGACCAAGCTTCCCGGCGCACGGTGCTCGCTGCTGCGCCGCTGCAAGTGGTAGGTCTTGTAGCCGAGCGCGGGCACCTGCTTCGCCCACAGGTGGAGCCGGATGCGGGTTGCGCGCTGCTCCAGGCTGATGTCTTGCAGGTTGCGCACGAGGGTGCCCTGCGGCCAGCGCGCGACCTCCTGCCACGGCGCCTCGTGCCCCTGGGGATCCACGATGGCGAAGCCCTCGTATCCCGATTCGTCGGGCAGGTCCAGCAGCACCGTCACCACTTCAGACCGCGGGAAGGGCGAGGGGTTGAAGACCGTCAGCACCGCCTCCGAGACATCAATGTCGTCGTTGTTGATCCGCCGCTGCAGGTGCTGGAGGCCGCGCCGCATCAGCCCCTCAGACATGATGCGGCACTGGTCGAAGCGGTGCCCCATGTCCTTCTCCATCTGGTCCACGCCGGCGCCGCAAATGGTGTCGTGGGGATGGTTGTGCAGCAGGTACCGCCACGCGATATCGAAGGCGGGCTTGAGGTATTCCGCGCCCAGCGTCCAGGCGAGCGCCGCGAACGGCTCGGCCTTGCGCTGCAGCAAGGTCTCGGCGTGGGCGTTGGCGCGCTTGGTACGGGTGCGGCTCTCGATGACATCGCCGAACAGGTGCGTCCACTTGCCGGTCGCGCCGGGGTCGCGGCTCTCGCCGTGGATGACAAACGGGTGCTTGACCTCCTGGCGCATGCCCGCGAAGTACTCCAGCAGGCTGCTTTGCTTGATGGTGTCGTTGGGCAGGTGGGCCTGGCATTCGGCGATGAGGTCAATCTCCACCGGGTCCGGCTCCGAGGAATCGAACCCCTGCATGGAGGCGATATGGCGCGTGGTGAAATGCTGTGACTCGTCGCGCACCAGCTTCTGCACCTGCTCCGGGATGTACTCGCGCAGGTCGAGTTTCCGCTCGGGGTCAACCACGTAGTAGTGCGCGCGTGGGTGCTGCTCATTGCACAGGCGGAAGGGCAGTGCGCCGCGGTCCCATTCATAGCGCCAGTCGTCGCGCGTCTTGTCGTAGCGCACCATGCGGTAGATATAGAAATAGAAGCTGAACCGCGACAGCGCGCCGAAGCGACACCCCAGCAGCCGCGAGCCGTCCGGTCCCTCCATCACGAACTCCGAGTGCGGGGTGTTGATGCCGCGGTAGAAGACGATGGTATCAATGCCGAAGCCGTGGTAGATCTGCGGCATCTGCGACGTCTGGCCGTAGGAGAAGGGAGTGTAGCCGAGCTTCATCGGCCCGCCCAGCGCCTCCGCCACCCGGTGGCCCACCACCAGGTTGCGCACCAGCGATTCGCCGTTGACGATGTACTCCTCCGGCAGCGAATACCACGGCCCGATCAGCAGCCGCCCCGCGCGCACCTGCTTGACAATGCGCTCGCGGTTCTCCGGCCGCAGCTCCAGGTAGTCCTCCACGCACAGGGTCTGCGCGTCCATCAGGAACGAATGGTAGTCAGGCCGCTGCTCGAGCAGATCCAGGAGATGATCCATGAACTCGACCAGCAGCAGCTGCGTCTCGCGGAAGGGATAGACCCACTCGCGATCCCAGTGGGTGTTGCAGATGACGTGGATGATCTTGCCGTCGGGCATCGGTGTGCAGTTCCCCTTTCACCTTCGGCGCGCAGCGCCGTGGAAGTCAGGCGGTTGACAGTCATGGAGAGCAGTTTCGTTGTGCGCCCGCGCCGGCCCTGCCGCAACCGGTGGCTCCGTACGGCCGGGGCTCTGCCCCCGCCCGTTCCCGCCGGCCGTCGAACACGTGCTCCAGGTTTTGCCCGACCAGCTCTCGCGGGAACAGCCCCCGCGCCGTTTCCCTCGCGACGCGGCCGGGGCAGGCGCCGGCAGGAGGTCGTCCCCGGCCATGGAATTGGGGGACTCACGACCACCCGCAATAGAGGTGATGCGGCGCGGCCGGAACTCCGCGGCGCTTTGCGCCATGGGGTCCCAGGGGCGCCGGTCTCCGCTGCGTGGTCTGAGCTGAAGAAAGGACCTGGAAGCATGAGCAAGCCGATTCGCGTCACGGTGTGGAACGAGTTTCGCCACGAGCGCAAGAGCGCGGACATCGCCGCCATCTACCCGCGGGGGATGCACGGGGCCATCGCGGAGCATTTGCGCGGGCAGGAGGGCTTCGAGGTGCGCACCGCGACCCTCGACGAGCCGGAGCATGGCCTGACGGAGCAGGTGCTGGCCGCCACCGATGTCTTGACGTGGTGGGGGCATACTGCGCACCGAGAGGTGCAGGACGATATCGTGGCGCGGGTGCAGGCGCGGGTGCTGGACGGCATGGGGCTGATCGTGCTGCACTCGGGGCACTTCTCGAAGATCTTTCGCGCGTTGACCGGCACCACGTGCAACCTGCGCTGGCGCGAGGCGGGTGAGAAGGAGCGCCTGTGGGTGGTGGACCGCAGCCACCCCATCGCCGGGGGGCTGGGGGAGTACTTCGAGCTGCCCCACACCGAGATGTACGGCGAGCCCTTCGACATCCCGGCGCCCGACGCGCTGGTGTTCGTGAGCTGGTTTGCCGGGGGCGAGGTCTTCCGCAGCGGCTGCTGCTTCAATCGCGGCCGCGGCAAGATCTTCTACTTCCGGCCCGGGCACGAGACGCTCCCCATCTATCACGACGCCAACGTACTCCGCGTCATCACCAATGCCGTGCGTTGGGCGGCGACGGCGCACGCGGCGCCGCCGACGTTCGGCAATGTCGAGCCGCTGGAGAAGCTGACCGGGGACTGACGGACCTCGGGGCGTGAGCGTGGGGCAGAGCACCCTACGCGCCGAGACCTGCATACCTATACGGTTGCGACCGCCCTGGTCTCGTCGAGGAAAAAACAGCAGGCGGCCCCGGTCTATCAGGGCCGCCTGCGACATGGCATGTTATGTAGCTGCAGCGTCGGGTGGCGGGCTACCAGCGCCGCTCTCGGCCACCACGCCCGCCGCCGCCCCCGCCGCCCCCGCGACCGCCGCGGCCACCACCGCCACCGCCACCGAACCCGCCACCGCCGCCGAAGCCACCGCCCCCGCTGCGCCCGCCGCCGCCGCTGCGCTCGCCGCCGCCGCTGCGCTCGCGCGGACGCGCCTCATTGACAGTCAGCGGGCGACCGCGAAAGTCCTGCCCATTCAGTTCGGCAATGGCACCGTCGGCGTTCTGTTCATCGAGCTCGACGAAGGCGAACCCTCGGTTGCCCATCATGCGCACCTCGGTCAGCGGCTCGAACTTCTCGAA of Armatimonadota bacterium contains these proteins:
- a CDS encoding glycoside hydrolase family 38 C-terminal domain-containing protein — encoded protein: MPDGKIIHVICNTHWDREWVYPFRETQLLLVEFMDHLLDLLEQRPDYHSFLMDAQTLCVEDYLELRPENRERIVKQVRAGRLLIGPWYSLPEEYIVNGESLVRNLVVGHRVAEALGGPMKLGYTPFSYGQTSQMPQIYHGFGIDTIVFYRGINTPHSEFVMEGPDGSRLLGCRFGALSRFSFYFYIYRMVRYDKTRDDWRYEWDRGALPFRLCNEQHPRAHYYVVDPERKLDLREYIPEQVQKLVRDESQHFTTRHIASMQGFDSSEPDPVEIDLIAECQAHLPNDTIKQSSLLEYFAGMRQEVKHPFVIHGESRDPGATGKWTHLFGDVIESRTRTKRANAHAETLLQRKAEPFAALAWTLGAEYLKPAFDIAWRYLLHNHPHDTICGAGVDQMEKDMGHRFDQCRIMSEGLMRRGLQHLQRRINNDDIDVSEAVLTVFNPSPFPRSEVVTVLLDLPDESGYEGFAIVDPQGHEAPWQEVARWPQGTLVRNLQDISLEQRATRIRLHLWAKQVPALGYKTYHLQRRSSEHRAPGSLVVAHNLMENEHLQVRVNDNGTLSVTDKRTGHTYHGLHYFEDGGEVGHSWVHMAPAHDELITSHGAPVEVALEQEGALLARYRVRVRMEIPAGIETRDDGAHRAAERKPLVIESWITLRRGARAVDIVTRFDNQCRNHRLRAVFPTGVAAKVSAAEAAFDVIERPIDRTPDSLYYERDNPIYPNHRFVDVSDGEVGVAIINDGLRSFEAIDRPERAVAITLMRGFVFCQSPVIDRWDVYPEMTLAQSLGEHEFRYAIYPHAGTWEHAGVYREAESHSLPLEVAQAGKHGGDLPKELSLLTIEPEAVALSALKRAEDRETLVARIYNPTAHDVTATLAAYKPIASAALLNLNEEVQEHLTPDGSKLSLPLKAKQIATVEFTL
- a CDS encoding ThuA domain-containing protein, with translation MSKPIRVTVWNEFRHERKSADIAAIYPRGMHGAIAEHLRGQEGFEVRTATLDEPEHGLTEQVLAATDVLTWWGHTAHREVQDDIVARVQARVLDGMGLIVLHSGHFSKIFRALTGTTCNLRWREAGEKERLWVVDRSHPIAGGLGEYFELPHTEMYGEPFDIPAPDALVFVSWFAGGEVFRSGCCFNRGRGKIFYFRPGHETLPIYHDANVLRVITNAVRWAATAHAAPPTFGNVEPLEKLTGD
- a CDS encoding RNA-binding protein, which produces MPNKTLYVGNFPYDTTEADVRQMFEKFEPLTEVRMMGNRGFAFVELDEQNADGAIAELNGQDFRGRPLTVNEARPRERSGGGERSGGGGRSGGGGFGGGGGFGGGGGGGRGGRGGGGGGGGRGGRERRW